The following proteins come from a genomic window of Calditrichota bacterium:
- a CDS encoding nicotinamidase, with the protein MSIAISQKTALIAVDIQNDFCEGGALPVPNGDKVVPILNRYQEKVLRAGGTIVFTRDWHPANHCSFKEFGGIWPVHCVQNTKGAQFHPGLNFPDTAILVSTATHPEKEAYSGFEGTHLADVLKKLGIDTLLVGGLATDYCVKATALDGVKKGFTVYFLEDASRGVNVHPDDSQKAIEEMKAAGIRAITLSEI; encoded by the coding sequence ATGTCAATTGCGATCAGCCAAAAAACAGCCCTGATTGCTGTGGACATTCAGAACGATTTTTGCGAGGGGGGCGCTTTGCCGGTTCCGAACGGGGATAAAGTTGTACCGATATTAAACCGCTATCAGGAAAAAGTCCTTCGTGCGGGCGGCACAATCGTTTTTACGCGCGATTGGCATCCGGCCAACCACTGCTCTTTTAAAGAATTCGGGGGGATTTGGCCCGTTCACTGTGTGCAAAATACGAAGGGAGCTCAGTTTCACCCCGGGCTGAACTTTCCGGATACGGCCATTTTGGTATCGACGGCAACCCACCCGGAGAAAGAAGCGTATTCCGGATTTGAAGGAACGCACCTGGCAGACGTGCTGAAGAAGCTGGGTATCGATACGCTCCTTGTGGGCGGTTTGGCAACCGATTATTGTGTGAAAGCAACGGCTCTGGACGGTGTAAAAAAAGGGTTTACTGTTTATTTTCTTGAAGATGCCAGCCGGGGGGTTAATGTTCATCCAGATGACAGCCAAAAGGCCATTGAAGAGATGAAAGCTGCCGGTATCCGGGCCATTACCCTGTCGGAAATCTAA
- a CDS encoding HAD family hydrolase: MEYLHDPQKFKLLPNVLEGLKKLQDMGYRLVIVTNQGGIGLGYYTEEDFYRVNREMFRQLAPAGIKIDKIYFCPHSITEKCTCRKPNTGLIERAVADLNIDLPNSFFIGDKTIDLETGRRAGIRKILVRTGHAGTDATYSVTPDYVADDLLDAAQWMLRQERS, translated from the coding sequence ATGGAGTATCTTCACGATCCCCAAAAATTCAAACTGCTTCCCAATGTTCTGGAAGGGCTAAAAAAGCTTCAGGACATGGGCTACCGATTGGTGATTGTGACCAATCAGGGCGGGATCGGACTGGGGTACTACACGGAAGAAGATTTTTATCGGGTGAACCGGGAGATGTTTCGGCAATTGGCCCCGGCCGGAATCAAAATCGATAAAATCTATTTTTGTCCACACAGCATCACAGAAAAATGTACGTGCCGCAAACCCAATACCGGACTGATTGAACGGGCGGTAGCCGACCTTAATATTGATTTGCCAAACAGTTTTTTCATCGGAGACAAAACCATCGATCTGGAAACCGGCCGCCGTGCGGGCATCCGAAAAATTCTGGTGCGAACGGGACACGCGGGGACCGATGCCACGTACTCAGTCACTCCGGATTATGTGGCCGATGATCTATTGGATGCCGCCCAGTGGATGCTTCGCCAGGAACGCAGCTGA
- a CDS encoding tetratricopeptide repeat protein, which yields MKIRSRIKFILLAGVLLAVGCAGPTKMADTFFKQKDYRQAISSYRTALKKDSTNVKAWVHLGESYRAVGKLDSAKWSFKKASRLKPKDPEIKHLLLETDYLQAVKMAKDSTYRWEAVRKLTTVLEKDSTYLPALLERGKLYESLGELDLAGKDYAKAVRLNPGQIELKKKIERFETRRRESEAWTKKAAHQLQRKRYLKAIADLKKALTLKPDNERAQYLLHMAKGRYYYKRGSLGRIWDAIEEFGKASALEPNNPEPHFYMAKAYYKKDKRDYDNTIREYEEAVKLAPQSSYAKIARKEIKKLKRLQKIWKRFWRK from the coding sequence TTGAAAATTCGTTCGCGCATTAAATTTATTCTTTTGGCCGGTGTACTTTTGGCGGTCGGATGTGCCGGCCCTACCAAAATGGCCGATACATTTTTTAAACAAAAAGACTATCGCCAGGCCATTTCGAGTTATCGCACGGCACTGAAAAAGGACTCCACCAATGTGAAGGCGTGGGTTCATCTTGGAGAAAGCTACCGTGCCGTTGGGAAACTGGATTCGGCCAAATGGAGCTTCAAAAAGGCCTCTCGACTAAAACCGAAAGATCCTGAAATCAAACACCTGCTGCTGGAAACCGATTATTTGCAAGCCGTGAAAATGGCCAAGGATTCCACGTACCGCTGGGAAGCGGTTCGAAAACTGACGACGGTTCTGGAGAAGGATTCCACCTATCTTCCGGCTCTGTTGGAACGGGGTAAACTGTATGAGAGCCTGGGGGAACTGGATTTGGCCGGGAAAGATTACGCAAAGGCTGTCCGATTGAATCCCGGGCAGATCGAATTGAAGAAAAAAATTGAGCGGTTTGAAACCCGTCGGAGGGAATCGGAGGCGTGGACGAAGAAAGCCGCACACCAGCTTCAGCGAAAACGGTATTTAAAAGCCATTGCTGATCTGAAGAAGGCACTGACCCTGAAACCGGATAACGAGCGGGCGCAGTACCTGCTTCACATGGCAAAAGGCCGGTATTATTACAAGCGGGGAAGTTTGGGCCGCATTTGGGATGCCATCGAGGAGTTTGGAAAGGCCTCTGCCCTGGAACCAAACAATCCTGAGCCGCATTTTTACATGGCGAAGGCCTATTATAAGAAAGACAAGCGAGACTACGACAACACCATTCGTGAATACGAGGAGGCTGTTAAACTGGCCCCTCAGAGTTCCTATGCAAAAATAGCCAGAAAAGAAATCAAAAAACTGAAAAGATTGCAAAAAATCTGGAAGCGATTTTGGCGAAAATGA
- a CDS encoding AmpG family muropeptide MFS transporter, which produces MKKQRRNPWLWVPSLYFAEGIPYIVVMTVSVIMYKRMGISNADIALYTSWLYLPWVIKPFWSPIVDLFKTKRFWIVTMQLIVGAGLGGVALTIPLPNFFKITLGFFWLLAFSSATHDIAADGFYMLGLSEHDQAWFVGVRSTFYRLAMITGQGLLIILAGYIESHSGLPDVNVVVTTKPGAAVTQMISPDSVKFKSTAGKMRVLYVPQNLQISTAECSRATLDSAIQFATMWNAKNGFIKVKPKYSSLAQERRESTWWQNHVSHPLAHYLRRHFGEKKPVLQKNNAGNFGAVYFRLSKPPKAGKKIVVHFGRIRGDKSISLVEGERFVFTKENWQKPAIAIIKIDPKLRGSTSAVFKATSGNIPLAWVVTFFFLAAMFLLFFVYHKFILPYPASDKAASVGNSSNFIRGYFESFVLFFKKNKIGWILAFLLLYRLAESQLVKLASPFMLDAQEAGGLALTTGQVGFIYGTIGILALTLGGLLGGFLAAKYGLKVWLWWMAIAINLPDAVYIYLSHFQPDNLLIINLAVATEQFGYGFGFTAYMLYMIYVSEGKFKTTHFAIATGIMALGMMIPGMFSGWLQEVIGYQHFFIWVMIATIPGFLVLPFIPLDKDFGKRDTPVGENLGNE; this is translated from the coding sequence ATGAAAAAGCAGAGACGTAATCCCTGGCTCTGGGTTCCTTCTCTTTATTTTGCAGAAGGCATTCCTTACATTGTGGTTATGACGGTTTCCGTGATCATGTACAAGCGGATGGGAATCTCTAATGCGGATATTGCCCTTTACACAAGCTGGCTTTACCTGCCCTGGGTAATCAAACCCTTCTGGAGCCCCATTGTCGATCTCTTCAAAACCAAGCGCTTCTGGATCGTCACCATGCAGCTTATCGTGGGTGCTGGTCTGGGAGGTGTGGCGTTAACCATTCCTCTTCCGAATTTTTTTAAGATTACGCTTGGCTTTTTTTGGCTATTGGCGTTTTCCTCCGCCACCCACGATATTGCCGCCGATGGATTTTACATGTTGGGTCTTTCGGAACACGATCAGGCCTGGTTTGTGGGTGTTCGCAGCACATTTTATCGGCTGGCCATGATTACAGGCCAGGGCCTGCTGATTATTCTGGCAGGTTACATTGAAAGCCACAGCGGTCTGCCTGACGTAAATGTGGTTGTCACAACGAAACCCGGCGCCGCCGTAACCCAGATGATTTCCCCCGACTCAGTCAAATTTAAATCGACCGCAGGAAAGATGCGGGTGTTGTACGTGCCGCAGAATCTGCAAATCTCTACCGCCGAATGTTCCCGGGCCACCCTGGATTCTGCCATTCAATTTGCCACAATGTGGAACGCCAAAAACGGATTTATTAAGGTCAAGCCCAAATATTCATCACTTGCGCAGGAACGAAGGGAATCCACCTGGTGGCAAAACCATGTGTCGCACCCTCTGGCGCACTATTTGAGACGGCATTTCGGAGAGAAAAAGCCCGTTCTTCAGAAAAACAATGCGGGAAATTTTGGAGCGGTTTATTTTCGTTTGAGCAAGCCGCCAAAGGCCGGGAAAAAGATAGTCGTGCATTTTGGCCGAATTCGGGGAGATAAAAGCATTTCCCTTGTGGAAGGTGAACGCTTTGTTTTTACAAAGGAAAATTGGCAGAAACCCGCCATTGCCATCATTAAAATTGATCCGAAGTTGAGAGGGTCTACCTCAGCTGTTTTCAAGGCTACTTCCGGTAATATCCCCCTGGCCTGGGTCGTTACATTTTTCTTCCTGGCTGCCATGTTTCTTTTGTTTTTTGTGTATCACAAGTTTATCCTGCCGTACCCCGCCTCCGATAAAGCGGCAAGTGTCGGCAATTCATCCAACTTTATCAGGGGGTATTTTGAGTCGTTTGTTCTGTTTTTTAAGAAAAACAAAATTGGCTGGATTCTGGCATTCTTACTGCTGTATCGATTGGCCGAATCGCAGCTGGTGAAACTGGCCTCGCCGTTTATGCTGGATGCCCAGGAAGCCGGGGGCCTGGCTTTGACTACCGGGCAGGTTGGTTTTATTTACGGCACAATCGGGATTTTGGCGCTTACTCTGGGGGGACTTTTGGGCGGATTTTTGGCCGCAAAATACGGCCTGAAGGTCTGGCTCTGGTGGATGGCCATTGCTATCAATTTACCGGATGCCGTGTATATTTATCTCTCTCATTTTCAGCCGGACAATCTGTTGATCATTAATCTGGCCGTCGCAACGGAACAATTCGGCTACGGATTTGGTTTTACAGCTTACATGTTGTATATGATCTACGTGTCGGAAGGGAAGTTCAAGACAACGCATTTTGCCATTGCCACCGGAATAATGGCTCTTGGAATGATGATTCCGGGGATGTTCAGCGGCTGGCTGCAAGAAGTCATCGGCTACCAGCATTTCTTTATCTGGGTCATGATTGCGACCATACCGGGTTTTCTCGTTTTGCCGTTCATTCCGCTGGATAAAGATTTTGGGAAACGGGATACCCCTGTTGGTGAAAATTTGGGAAATGAGTAG
- a CDS encoding peptidase U34: MCDTLVALQNYSSDGSILFGKNSDREPDEAQEILRFPAVDYPPNQTVHTTYLSIPQVRHTFEVILSKPFWMWGCEMGVNENGVVMGNEAMFLKTPVEKKPGLLGMDLMRLALERSETAGEAVRVITNLLQTFGQGGVCGYRDKKLSYHNSFLIADFDGAFVLETFGRDWAVKKISGAYSISNCTTLTDDYDEASPGLQKRQPGRVNLKKRYQGFLYTHFSGAEKRRARSMQMMEQKKGTLTPKAIARILRDHGEGKIGVHPADLSNSTLCMHAADPLVRRSQTVGSMIVQLTPDRHVNIFMTGTSAPCLSVFKPVFFGCPLDYRAGESYSPDSLWWFHETLHRSLLNRDSKTIFEFWTERTQFEDVLWKEFPKIETSSIFDQCLFSKDFFQSSRSFESKWIETLKTVPSRRHFFYSSYWGRFSRRNGVPVV, translated from the coding sequence ATGTGTGATACGCTTGTAGCTCTTCAAAATTATTCATCGGATGGAAGCATCCTGTTCGGGAAAAATTCAGACCGTGAACCGGATGAGGCTCAGGAGATTCTCCGTTTTCCCGCAGTCGATTATCCGCCAAACCAAACCGTTCATACAACCTATCTTTCAATTCCCCAGGTCCGTCACACATTCGAGGTCATTCTGTCCAAGCCCTTCTGGATGTGGGGGTGCGAAATGGGAGTTAATGAAAACGGTGTGGTTATGGGCAATGAAGCCATGTTTTTAAAAACTCCGGTGGAAAAGAAACCCGGCTTGCTGGGAATGGATCTCATGCGGCTTGCCCTGGAACGAAGCGAAACCGCCGGCGAAGCGGTCCGCGTGATTACGAATCTTTTGCAAACGTTTGGACAGGGCGGAGTGTGTGGCTATCGCGATAAAAAATTGTCCTACCATAATTCCTTTCTCATTGCCGATTTTGACGGGGCCTTTGTCCTGGAAACATTCGGCCGTGATTGGGCCGTGAAGAAAATATCCGGTGCTTACTCTATTTCGAACTGCACCACATTAACGGATGATTACGATGAAGCCTCCCCGGGGCTGCAAAAACGGCAACCGGGCCGGGTGAACCTGAAAAAGCGTTACCAGGGATTCCTTTACACGCATTTTTCGGGTGCAGAAAAAAGACGGGCTCGTTCCATGCAAATGATGGAACAAAAAAAGGGAACCCTCACACCAAAAGCGATTGCACGCATTTTGCGGGATCATGGAGAAGGAAAAATCGGTGTCCATCCGGCGGATTTAAGTAACAGCACTCTCTGCATGCATGCAGCAGACCCGCTGGTGCGAAGGAGTCAGACCGTGGGGTCGATGATTGTCCAGCTTACTCCTGATCGGCACGTTAATATTTTTATGACGGGGACGTCTGCGCCCTGCCTGTCAGTTTTTAAACCGGTTTTTTTCGGATGTCCCCTGGACTATCGAGCGGGTGAGTCCTATTCTCCGGATTCCCTCTGGTGGTTTCACGAAACCCTGCATCGCTCCCTGCTCAATCGGGATAGCAAAACAATCTTCGAATTCTGGACAGAGCGGACCCAATTTGAAGACGTTCTCTGGAAGGAATTTCCCAAAATTGAAACATCCTCCATTTTTGATCAATGTTTGTTTTCCAAAGATTTTTTCCAAAGCAGCCGTTCCTTTGAATCCAAATGGATTGAAACACTCAAAACCGTTCCTTCCAGGAGACACTTTTTTTATTCCAGCTATTGGGGACGATTTTCCAGACGAAATGGTGTACCGGTTGTGTGA
- a CDS encoding DUF3783 domain-containing protein — protein sequence MPLVSEHRQLLLGGFTDHEKAILSRFVEDIEFPPIMEIEPNQSGLTIAEIVKGKKGTGEGKPFTERFIIFYNFQRPEISAFISVYKTLNLPRPLFAAVTPYSMKWSLEKLLHDLVEERRKLAAQKRKTP from the coding sequence ATGCCGCTGGTGTCCGAGCATCGTCAACTTTTATTGGGCGGTTTTACCGATCACGAAAAAGCAATTCTCAGTCGATTTGTTGAAGATATTGAGTTTCCACCCATTATGGAAATCGAACCCAATCAATCCGGATTAACAATTGCAGAAATAGTGAAGGGGAAAAAAGGAACAGGCGAAGGAAAACCGTTTACAGAACGATTTATTATTTTTTATAATTTTCAGCGCCCGGAAATAAGTGCCTTTATCTCCGTTTACAAAACGTTAAACCTCCCGCGTCCGCTTTTTGCCGCGGTAACGCCTTATTCAATGAAATGGTCCCTTGAAAAGTTGCTGCACGATTTGGTCGAAGAGCGGCGAAAATTAGCCGCTCAAAAAAGGAAAACTCCTTGA